The Allocoprobacillus halotolerans nucleotide sequence CTTCAGTTGAAACTTTATCCATAATTTCTTCATATTCTTCACTGTAATATTTACCATAGTTATTAGAGTTTCCATCTAATAATAAGTTCAAATAAGTTGTTGGATCACCATAGTCAGGACCCCAACGAGTACAAGCTATATCGAAATCTCCATTGGCCATTTTATTGTAAATTCTGTCTTGTTTTGTTGTTGCAACCATTTCAATATTAAGACCATTTAATTTTGTTAAAGCATTTTGTAAATATTCAGCCATTTGATCCATTGGAGATTCATCTGTACCATAAGTCAATCTAACAGTAATTGAAGTTTTATTCAATTCTTTTAAACCTTCAGCAAATAATTGCTGTGCTTTATCTAAATTGTAGTTTGTCACTTCATAATCTCCAGCATCATCACGGAAATCACTCAATGTAGAGCTTAATGATAATTCTCTAGGAATAAATCCTTTTGCTGCTTTAGAACCATCTTTTAAGACATTATTAACTAAATCGTCTCTATCGATTGCATATGAAATAGCTTGTTTAATTTTATTGTTAGCTAAATCTGTATTCTTTTCATTAATTTCAAGATAGAATAAGTAACCTTCATTGAATGAAACAAATGAATTATCATCTTTGTATTGATCAATTAATTGAGAATTAATTGGTGCAAAATCAGTTTCTCCATTTTTAAATGAAGTAGCAGCAGTTTGTGGATCTTGAACTAAGTTCATAACTAAGTTTTGAGTCTTAACTGCATCTGCATTCCAATATTTATCATTTTTTTCGAAAGTTGCTGTTTTACCAGGTTGCCAATCTGTCATAACAAATGCACCATTTGATAATACATTTGTTGCACTCTTAGCGTATTGGTCACCTTTTTCTTCACAGAATTCCTTATTAATTGGATAATAACATGGGAATGTCATTAATTCTTCAAAATAAGAAATTGGTTTTGTAATTTTGACTTCAAGTGTCTTATCATCTACAGCTTTCACACCCATTTTTTCAAAATCAGCATCTGTTAATGTTTCTTTATTTGCCATTTTTGCAAGAATTTCATCAACACCTACAATTGCAGCACCATCGCTACCTAACATATAAGCATAGTTTCCATTATTTTTTAAGATTCTTTGCCAAGCATAAACAAAATCATCTGCTGTAACTGGTGTATCATTTGACCAGTTGGCATTTTCTCTTAAATGGAAAGTATATGTTAATTTGTCTTTACTTAAATCATAATTTTCTGCAATTGCTCCAACAATATTTCCTTCTTTATCCAACCCCATTAAACCATCAATACAAGCATGCATTGCGTTAAATGACATACCATCATCAGCGTCAGAAGAATCAAGGTTTTTAATATCTAGCTCACTTGAAAAGACATATGTGTCAGTTCCAACTGAGCCACCGCCACAGCCAACCAGCATAGCTGTTGCTAAGCACATCACAATTAAAGCTTTTAACTTTTTCATATTTTTTCTCCCCTTTTAGACTCACAGGTTTTCCTGTATGATGGTAGTATATACTCAACAATTATAAATGTCAACAACTTTTTGTCTAAATAACAAATTCATATATTTTTTTTGTCTTTAATACAAAAAGATTTCGTTTATATAGACAAGTGTATACAATTATATTATTATTCAAAAAAATAAAAGACCTATTCTTATCTTATAGGTCTTTTGTATATATGAAATTGGGCATTTGATAAACATCCATATGACATGAAGAATCAATGAAAATATTCATATCTTGCATATCATCATATACTCTTGATGATAAAACATATTCCCCATGATTCACAAAGATTTCTAAAGATGATGTATCACTAAATATATCTATTTCTTCAATAGAATCAATTTCAATATGACGTGCATTTCTGCCATAACCACTTTTACCTATTGTGAGTGTTAGTAAATTTTGATGATAAGATAATATAACATCTTCACGTAATGATATTGTCCATGCATCAGATAATTGTGTGAAATGACATTGACATATAACAGAATCATGATAAGTTTGATTTTTTGATAAATCTAATTGTTCTTTTAATTGTCTGGCTTGTAAAATTTCTTCTACAGGATATTGGTAAACATGTTGATTTTTTAACGTTAAAACTCTTGGTAATGTTAAGGCATGTTGCCAACCTTTTTCAACTGTAGGATTGCTATAAGGAATATCTGGTAATCCCATCCAGCCAATCAAAATACGACGATTGTTTTGATCTAAAAATGTCTGTGGAGCATAGAAATCAAAACCATAATCGAGTTCCTGAAATTCTTTTAATTGTAAGTTTTCCATTGTTCCATCAACAAGGAAATACCCATTAGCGTAAACATTTTCATAATGATAACCATCCTGTTTTAATCCTTGAGGACAAGTCATTAAGATTTTTTGTGAATCTAATTCAAAGAAATCTGGACATTCCCACATATAACCAAAAGGATATGGTGTTTCTAAACGTGTATAATATTGCCAATGGTTTAAATCATCAGATTGATAGATAATAACACAACCTTGACTTTGACGTGTTCTGGCTCCTAATACCATGTAATATTTATCATTTTCCTGATAAATCTTAGGATCACGCACATGACAGCTTAAATCATCTGGATAATCTTCATTTTTTAAAAGATTCTTCTTTTCACTAAAATGATAACCATCCTGACTAGAGAAAGCATTGACATAATGTCCTCTACCTTCATTAATATAATCATATTCTCCAGGAAATTTAATATTTCCCGTATAGAAGAATTGAATTTCATCATCATTAACCCATGCACATCCTGAATAAGCACCATCTTGATCAATAGGTTTATCAGGATATAATGTGATAGGTTGTGTCTGATAATGAATAAAATCCTTTGTTGTATAATGTCCCCATCCTTTCAAGGCTTTTCCATCTGCTCTTTGGGGTGCATATTGATAAAAGATATGATAAACATCTTGATATTGACATAATCCATTAGGATCATTTAACCAGCCTACAGGAGGCATAAGATGATATTTTAATCGCCATGCATCCTGTTGAACTTCTTGACTTTTTTGATTTGCTTCTTCAAATTGCTTTCTTATTTCTTCCATTATTTTACCTCAATAATTTCATCTTGAACTTGAACTTTTCCTGTTTTTAAAACATTAAATTCTTTTTGATTTGTAATAACAAGTGGTGTTTCAATTGATAATCCTTCTTTTTCAATCGTATCCATATCAAATTCAATAAGAGGATCACCAATACGTACTATATCTCCAGCTTTTACCAATACCTTAAAAGGTTTCCCTTCTAATTTAACAGTATCCAACCCGATATGAAGTAATAATTCTACATTGTCATTTTTTAAACCAATCGCATGATAAGTTGGGAATACCATTGCGACTTCACCATGAATAGGTGAACATAATGTTCCATTTTTAGGAATTGTTACTAAACCATCTCCCATAGCTTTTGAAGCAAAGACTTGATCACTACATTCACTGATAGGTTTGATTTCACAATCAAATGGAGCACAGATTTTTGTTTGATCCATATTTTCAAGTGAAACTGACTCTTGAGATACTGTTTCATTTTCATCTTTTTCACAGAATTTCTTAAATAAAATCATTGTCACTACAAACGCCACAACAATAGAAATTCCCATTCCAATAAAGTAATGAAGCCAATGACTTGGGTGAATTGAAATAAATCCTGGTAAACCAGCTGCACCAAGGGCAGTTGCTAGAGTTTTTGTTGCTGCAATATATGCACTACCACAAGCTGAACCAATCATGGCTCCATAGAAAGGATAACGTAATTTTAAAGTGACACCAAACATCGCTGGTTCAGTAATCCCAAGCATTGCTGAAACACCGGCTGCTGAACAAATAGACTTTAATTTTTTATTATGTGTTGCCAACAAAACAGCAAGTACTGCAGCCCCTTGAGCGACGTTATTCATCGCAGCTGTTGGGAAAATAAATGAACCACCTGTTGTATTCGCTGCTGCAATCAATTGTGTTTCCACCGCAATAAAACTATGATGCATACCTGTCAAACAAATTGGTGCATATAACAATCCAAAAATAGCACCACCAACAAAGCCTAATGTATTATATACCCATGTAATACCCATCGCAAGTAAATCACCAGCACTTCTTAAAACTGGTCCAACAACGATAAATGTTAAAAATCCAGTTACTAACACAGAAATTAACGGTGTTGTTAAGTTATCCAACCATGTTGGAGTCACTTTGTGTAATCGTTTTTCGATATTTGCTAAAATCCAAGAAACTGCTAATACTGGTAACACTGTTCCTTGATAACCAACAGCTTGTACTGTTAATCCAAATAAATTCCATGTTGGAATTTCTACACCTGTTCCTAATGAATAGGCATTTAATAAGTCTGGATGAACCATAATCATTCCCATTGCAGCTCCTAGATATGGATTACCACCAAACTTCTGAGTTGCTGAAAAACCAATCAAAACTGGTAAGAATGTAAATGCTGCATTGGCAAACATATTAATCATTGCTGAAATATCAGCCATTTGTGGATATAAATCAATAATTGTTTTACCTTCAACAAATAAACCATTTGCAGTTACAACATTGTTAATACCCATTAATAACCCGCCAGCAACAATGGCTGGAATAATTGGTACGAAAATATCACTTAATAACTTAACTGCACGTTGAATGAGTGATCCTTGTTTTCCCCTAATTCTTCTACAACTTCTTCATCACTCATACCTAAAATCTTTTTGACTTCATCACAAACAATATTCACAAGACCTGATCCTAAAATAATTTGATATTGATCACCTGCTAAAAATGTTCCTTTGACTTCATCAATTGCTTCTAATTTTTTCTCATCTACTAAATCATTATTTTTTAAATTCAAACGTAATCTTGTGGCACAGTGCATCGCATGACGTATATTATCCTGTCCCCCTACACCATCAATAATTTTGTTTGCAATACCTTGATAATCCATTTCTATTCCTCCTTTATGGTATCGTTCCCATATACAATATACTCCTCTTTAAGAAAGATGTCAACATAAAAATGGTATCGGTTCCATATTTTTTAAAATAAAAGCAATCCTAACGCAGATTGCTAATACTACCACCCTCAATTAAAACATAATCAACCATATGTTGTGATTCAACATCTTTTTCTTGAATCATATCAATCATCGCTTTTGCACCTTGACAAGCAGCTTCTTCATTTTCATAACGAATTGTTGTTAAACTTGGGGTAATTAACGAGGAAATTTCATAGCCACCAAAACCTGCCAAAGAAATATCTTCTGGCATTTTTAAGCCTCTGATTTGAATTTCTTTATAACAGGCTAAAGCTAAATTATCAGTTGCACAAATTATCGCTGTTGGACGATGACGATCTAAAAATGCTCCCACCACCTGTCTGGTTTTTTCAAACGAGAAATCTGTTTCAATAAAATGATAGTGATCAATGCCATATGCTTTCAAGCCATCCTGAACACCTTGTTTTCTTTCTACCCCAACTGCAATATCTTTTTGAAAAACACCGACATAAGCAATATCTTTATGTCCTTTTTTTGCAACATAACAAGCCAAATCATAACCAGCACGATAATCATCATACACAACCGCAACCCCTTGCTTACAACGCTGTCCAATTACCACAAAAGGAATATCAATTTGAGAAATAATTTTTTGGTGAGCCATTGTTAAATCTGTCGCAATTAAAATAATCCCATCAACATTTAAATTTCTCAACTGTTCAATCGACATCAATTCTCTTAATTCATTATGATTTGTATTAATAATCAACGGTGTATATTTTTGCCCTCTTAAATATTCATCCATTGTCATCATCATTCTAGATGAAGTCGTTGAATCTAAAGCAGGTGTAATAATACCAATAAGCTGTGAATGTTTACGCTTCATAATCTGTGCCATGACATTAGGCTCATAACCATTTTCTTCAATAATCTTATGTATTCTAGCACGTGTTTCTTCTTTGACATAACCACCATTAAAATAACGTGATACAGTGCTTTTCCCAACTCCAGCCATTTGTGCAATATCTTTCATTGTTAATCGTTTTGCTTTCATTTCAATGACTCCTTACCATTAATAATCATATTTCCATTTCCCTACACAATAAATAATAACAGCTAAAATCAAAGCCCAAATAATATCTATAAAAGCATGTTGTTTAATCATTACTGTAGACATACAAATCAATAAAGTCAAGATAACAAGCGCAACACATAACCATGAAGTTTGTTGAACTCTTTGACTTTTCAACAATGATACACACATCATAACACTATTATAAACATGAATGCTTGGACAAACATTTGTAGATGAATCAATAGAGTAAATAAAACTCACTAAACATTGAAAGATATTTTCATCATAAAGTTGTACTCTTAAGTTTTGACCTGTTGGAATCACAGCATAAATCAACAAAGATAAACTCATTCCTAAAAACAAATAAAAATATGTTCTTTTTACACCTGATTGATCAATAAAAACAAAATAAGCAAAACCTAAAACCATAAATACAAACCATAATAAATAAGGAATAACAAAATATTCATTAAATGGTATATATTGATCAATCCATGAATCTGTTATCATCATATGTGAAAAACTTTGATTTTCTAGAATCATAAAGCCAATCATATAGGCCACAAAAAAATAAAGCAAATATTTCAAACTATTATATTTTTCTAAAAATGCTTTCATCCATGTATCCTCCTATGCTAGAATATATACTAACATGATGGTTTAATTATGTGAATTCGATATGAACGGAGATAAATTTATGAAAAATATTATTTTTGATATTGGTAATGTCCTTTTAGATTTTCAGCCTGAAAAATATTTACAACAATATTTTTCACCATCTGTTATGGGTGATTTAATGATGATTATTTTTTCAAGTGATGAATGGATTGAATTAGATATGGGGACAATGATGATTCAAGATGCGATTCAATCATTAACTTTAAAACATCCTCACTATCATGATGAAATTATCTTTGTGATGGAAAATTGGACACATATGATGACACCTTTACAAAAAAATGTTGAAATCGTTAAAGAATTAAAAGATAAAGGCTATCATTTATATCTTTTATCTAATTTTCATAAAGAAGCCATTCAAACAATGTTTCAAAGATATGATTTCTTTAATCTTTTTGAAGGTGGTATTATTTCAGCCAATGAAAAGCTTGTGAAACCTGATAAAAAGATATATCAACTACTTTTGCATAGATATCACCTTGAAACAAGTGAATCCCTTTTTATTGATGATATGTTAGCAAATATTAACATGGCTAAAGAATGTCATATTCATGGACTATATCTTCCCTATCAATCTGATTTAAGAACTGAACTTCAAAAACGTGATATTTTATAAACCTGTGGTGTTCACACATCACAGGTTTTTATGTATTCTGTAAAATTTTCTTTCTTTGCCAGCCATAAATTCCATAGCATCCAACACTTATTATTATAATTATGCCTACAATCATCATAAAACTATGCATAAAAAATGTTTCAGGCAAAATTGTAATAACAGGATCTGTGGTTTCATTAAAAATCCAGTAATCAT carries:
- a CDS encoding HAD-IA family hydrolase, with amino-acid sequence MKNIIFDIGNVLLDFQPEKYLQQYFSPSVMGDLMMIIFSSDEWIELDMGTMMIQDAIQSLTLKHPHYHDEIIFVMENWTHMMTPLQKNVEIVKELKDKGYHLYLLSNFHKEAIQTMFQRYDFFNLFEGGIISANEKLVKPDKKIYQLLLHRYHLETSESLFIDDMLANINMAKECHIHGLYLPYQSDLRTELQKRDIL
- a CDS encoding PTS transporter subunit EIIB; its protein translation is MDYQGIANKIIDGVGGQDNIRHAMHCATRLRLNLKNNDLVDEKKLEAIDEVKGTFLAGDQYQIILGSGLVNIVCDEVKKILGMSDEEVVEELGENKDHSFNVQLSY
- a CDS encoding PTS beta-glucoside transporter subunit IIBCA, with translation MGINNVVTANGLFVEGKTIIDLYPQMADISAMINMFANAAFTFLPVLIGFSATQKFGGNPYLGAAMGMIMVHPDLLNAYSLGTGVEIPTWNLFGLTVQAVGYQGTVLPVLAVSWILANIEKRLHKVTPTWLDNLTTPLISVLVTGFLTFIVVGPVLRSAGDLLAMGITWVYNTLGFVGGAIFGLLYAPICLTGMHHSFIAVETQLIAAANTTGGSFIFPTAAMNNVAQGAAVLAVLLATHNKKLKSICSAAGVSAMLGITEPAMFGVTLKLRYPFYGAMIGSACGSAYIAATKTLATALGAAGLPGFISIHPSHWLHYFIGMGISIVVAFVVTMILFKKFCEKDENETVSQESVSLENMDQTKICAPFDCEIKPISECSDQVFASKAMGDGLVTIPKNGTLCSPIHGEVAMVFPTYHAIGLKNDNVELLLHIGLDTVKLEGKPFKVLVKAGDIVRIGDPLIEFDMDTIEKEGLSIETPLVITNQKEFNVLKTGKVQVQDEIIEVK
- a CDS encoding glycoside hydrolase family 32 protein, whose amino-acid sequence is MEEIRKQFEEANQKSQEVQQDAWRLKYHLMPPVGWLNDPNGLCQYQDVYHIFYQYAPQRADGKALKGWGHYTTKDFIHYQTQPITLYPDKPIDQDGAYSGCAWVNDDEIQFFYTGNIKFPGEYDYINEGRGHYVNAFSSQDGYHFSEKKNLLKNEDYPDDLSCHVRDPKIYQENDKYYMVLGARTRQSQGCVIIYQSDDLNHWQYYTRLETPYPFGYMWECPDFFELDSQKILMTCPQGLKQDGYHYENVYANGYFLVDGTMENLQLKEFQELDYGFDFYAPQTFLDQNNRRILIGWMGLPDIPYSNPTVEKGWQHALTLPRVLTLKNQHVYQYPVEEILQARQLKEQLDLSKNQTYHDSVICQCHFTQLSDAWTISLREDVILSYHQNLLTLTIGKSGYGRNARHIEIDSIEEIDIFSDTSSLEIFVNHGEYVLSSRVYDDMQDMNIFIDSSCHMDVYQMPNFIYTKDL
- a CDS encoding peptide ABC transporter substrate-binding protein, with the protein product MKKLKALIVMCLATAMLVGCGGGSVGTDTYVFSSELDIKNLDSSDADDGMSFNAMHACIDGLMGLDKEGNIVGAIAENYDLSKDKLTYTFHLRENANWSNDTPVTADDFVYAWQRILKNNGNYAYMLGSDGAAIVGVDEILAKMANKETLTDADFEKMGVKAVDDKTLEVKITKPISYFEELMTFPCYYPINKEFCEEKGDQYAKSATNVLSNGAFVMTDWQPGKTATFEKNDKYWNADAVKTQNLVMNLVQDPQTAATSFKNGETDFAPINSQLIDQYKDDNSFVSFNEGYLFYLEINEKNTDLANNKIKQAISYAIDRDDLVNNVLKDGSKAAKGFIPRELSLSSTLSDFRDDAGDYEVTNYNLDKAQQLFAEGLKELNKTSITVRLTYGTDESPMDQMAEYLQNALTKLNGLNIEMVATTKQDRIYNKMANGDFDIACTRWGPDYGDPTTYLNLLLDGNSNNYGKYYSEEYEEIMDKVSTEADVDARWQYMINAEKVIMADLPDIPVFEKGTSALENKKVTGLVHRPVGVPYTFHYVEKAE
- a CDS encoding phosphatase PAP2 family protein, giving the protein MKAFLEKYNSLKYLLYFFVAYMIGFMILENQSFSHMMITDSWIDQYIPFNEYFVIPYLLWFVFMVLGFAYFVFIDQSGVKRTYFYLFLGMSLSLLIYAVIPTGQNLRVQLYDENIFQCLVSFIYSIDSSTNVCPSIHVYNSVMMCVSLLKSQRVQQTSWLCVALVILTLLICMSTVMIKQHAFIDIIWALILAVIIYCVGKWKYDY
- a CDS encoding LacI family DNA-binding transcriptional regulator, translating into MKAKRLTMKDIAQMAGVGKSTVSRYFNGGYVKEETRARIHKIIEENGYEPNVMAQIMKRKHSQLIGIITPALDSTTSSRMMMTMDEYLRGQKYTPLIINTNHNELRELMSIEQLRNLNVDGIILIATDLTMAHQKIISQIDIPFVVIGQRCKQGVAVVYDDYRAGYDLACYVAKKGHKDIAYVGVFQKDIAVGVERKQGVQDGLKAYGIDHYHFIETDFSFEKTRQVVGAFLDRHRPTAIICATDNLALACYKEIQIRGLKMPEDISLAGFGGYEISSLITPSLTTIRYENEEAACQGAKAMIDMIQEKDVESQHMVDYVLIEGGSISNLR